TATACTTCGTATAAGAGTCGCGAATAAAGACAAATCAATCATTGAACATTCATCAATGATCAGAGTAGTTATAGTGTCATTTTGCTGGCCAAATTTTTTGAATGTGAAATTGTCATTCAACCATCCGCCACTTGCTAAAAAGGAATGAATAGTTGAAGACTTTTTCTCAGTCTTCTCGGTCATTCTCACGGATGCTTTGCCAGTAGGTGCAAGTAAGACTATTCCAGTGCCTATTCCGTGGGCTTTCTCGACGCTACGAATAATCGATTTTAGAATTGTTGTCTTCCCTGTTCCTGCTGCTCCTGAAATAACACAAAGAGGTTTCGTAAAAACTTTAACACAAACTTTTGCTTGTCCTTTCAGTGCTTCATCATATTCCTTCGGTGCTTTTTCAAGCAGCGAACTATTCGGGTTTTGCAATAGATTATAAAAATGCTTTTCATCAATCGTTACTTTCAATTGAATGTCGTCACCATTTAAACTTTTAAGTGTTGAATGAATTATTTTTTCATCTTCTCTCACCTCATTTAGATAGAGATAGTTTTCTTCATCGAGCTTTCTGTAAGTAATTGCCTTCTCAATAAATTCTGAATCCACATCAAAATATTTTGGTGTGAACTGATGATTCTTCCATTCAGGCAAATAGCTTAATCTATTGTTGAGTAGAAACAAAACTGTGGTTTGGGAAACGAATGAGTGAATGGGTTCTCTTTTTAAAACATCAACACATAAAGCTCTGAATCTTTCGGCTCCGTTTTTTGAGAAAATATTTCCCAGTCCTAAATCAGGATTAGGAATAATACCATGGTCAATCACATGAAATGAAATGATGTCATCTTCATTGTCGCCAATGTATTGCTCACATAATAAATATGGGTCCTTTGAAATTTCATCAAAGTTTGCATAAATATTATTCTTTATTCTTTCTGAGCTTAATATGTTTTTAATCTGCTGATACGTTAAAGCAAAACGAGGAAATAAATTCAAAAGCATTTCTTGCTCTATTTCTTCTCTCAATTTCCAATTTCGCTTTAAATCACTTAATCGTTGAGATCCGATTCTTAAACCGTCAATAGTTTTTGTTTTCCCAGCAAGTAAGTCGGCAATGTTTTGAAAGGCTTGCTTATCGTTCTTCTTTTCTGTTTCAGTTTTGTAATAATCAATACCTTCTTCAAAGTCAATAAAAGAAAGCACTTCTGGAAGTCCTGGATATGCACCTCGTTTCTTCCACAAGTCGGTAAAAAGTGTCAGCAACCATTTTGTCCTTTCTGTCCAATTCTGCGTGTCGTCACCGATTTCTAATAAGTAGGACGCAATCTCAATCATCCTTTCTACCAATGCCAAAGCATCATCGTCTGGCACCGGACGGGTTGCATATTTGAAATTGCGCTTATTGTCTGGCACTAAAAGAATGCGTTCCAACACATCGGGTCTATTCATATATTTATGATATGGAATCACAAAACCTTCGTCAGGATAATTAGATGTGATTGGCATTTGCCAAACAAATCCTCCTGCATATTTTCTCTTTATTTCTTCATTAACACCTTCATAGTAATCTATTTTTCCAACCTTTTTTAGTCTTGAAATTCCAACGATAACATATTTCTGTGCCTCATCCTCACTAAACGGATTACTATAGTTAGCATAATAAAACAAAAGTGAATTTCCTTCTTCTTTCCTTATTGTATCAAAGTATTCATTTGCGTTTCTAAGTCGCTGGTCGTAATCATACTTCTGTCCCTTGCCGGGTTCACGGTTTACATCATCACTATACATTCCTTCATAGTTCCAAATACAAACAGTAGATTCAGGAATATCCAAAATAGCAGGCTTTGATTCCTTGTTAAACCAAGCGGGAGGATTAAGTATCGCATTTGTTTTGTTATCGCCAAAAGCATTCATGCTAAAGCCACAAACAGGAATTCCATTAGAGTTTAAACACGGTTTTATTTTGTTCTCGGGGTTATTCTTTCTAGCTGTATCAATTGCACCCTTTATGTAATCTCCCGGATATGAATGTTGGCCAATACAAAATGTATTTGTATCAGGTTCCTTGCATACTTTGCCATTCCAACCGTTATTGTGCCATGCTAATCGAATTGTTCTATGCATTTCGTTTATTTTAAATTATCACTTAGCTATTCCCCTAACCCTCTGATCATAAATATCATTAAACCAAAGCCTTTTAAACATCAGGTTTACCTTGTCTTCAGAAAGTTTGTTATACAGTTCTAACTTGGTATTGATGAAATTCAACAGCTCATTATCTATTTCTTCATTGAATTTGTCTTGAATATTGTCTTTGCTATTTTTGGTATTAAAGAAGCTCATTAAATCATTGTTAGCATAGATATTCTTACGCATTTTTTCAAATTCAACTTTATCCTCTTCCTTTAAATCAAGCCCGTAGGTTTCGTTTAGCACTTTTATTATTTTGGTAAGCCATTCAATTTCATCACCTTCTTTATTACCATCCCCACCAGGAGTCATGCCTTGCATTGCAGTATCACTAGTTACCAATTCTAAGTTTGTTGTGAACTGATGTTGTAGCTTGTAACTATCTAAATCAATTTCCTCCAACACTTCAGTAGGTAAAGCATTAGGACTGGCTGGCAATTTTTTAAACAGGTTGGATAAGAAAACATAATACTTCTCTAATTGTACATCTGTAAAGCTTATAATCTGAGATAGAAACCGGTAAAGGCGTACAAAATTTTTGATGTTTGCTTTGATGGAAACTTTTTGGTCTTCATCCAATTCGGCTATATATCGATTCACTACTTCATTTAAAATTGGCTGTAACTTTTCTTTATGGTCGCCTTTAGTAAAAAAGAGTTTAGCGTAGGCTTCAATATCGTTTTTATAGATGATATTAAACGCTTCTATTTTATGCTGAACATCATACAAACTATTTGGGTCTGTTTGGTCATCCAGTTCCATATAGTTACTACCATAATACATTTGAAAATCTTCCTGAACTTTTTCAGGATCATTAACAAAATCCAATACCATAGTAGTGTCTTTGCCAAGAGCAGTTCTGTTTAACCTGCTTAAAGTTTGAACAGTACTTGAACCCCCTAATTTCTTGTCAACGAACATCGTGTGAAGTAAAGGTTCATCAAAGCCGGTTTGATACATATTGGCAACAATCAATATTCTATATTGAGGCAATTTTAAAGCATCCGTAATATCAATTTTGCCACCGAGGTTGTTCATGTTTTCTTTAGTATAATCTTGACCTACTTCATGGTCGGTCACCGTTCCACTAAAGGCAACTAAAGCACCGTAGGGCAATTTCATTTCCCTCATGATGTCATCAAACTTTCGTTTAAACCGAACCGCATGAAGCCTTGAACGGGTAACTAACATACCTCTTGCTTTACCTTGTATTTCTTTCTGCGTCTGTGAAACAAAATGCTCAACCATTATTCTTGCCTTCTTCTCAATAGCATGGTCTTGCAAATCGACATAAGATGAAAGAAGTCTTACGGTTTTCTTTTTTTCATATTCCTTATCATTAATCTCTGTACGTTTAATGAGTTTGTAATAACGCTTCCAACTCATATAATTTTTAAGCACATCCTTAATAAAACCTTCCTTGATTGCTTGCTCCATTGTATACAAGTCAAATGCTTCTTTCTGGCCATTTCGGATTGTTCCAAAAAGTTCAATGGTTTTAGACTTGGGTGTTGCTGTAAAAGCAAAGAAAGATATATTGCCCTGATCACCTTTCTTTTTGATTTCATCTGCAATTAAATCATCAAGATCTTTTTCTTCACCGTCTGCTGATTCCGCTTCTTCAAGTGATAGCGCTTTTCTCAAATGCCTGGCTGATTCGCCTGCTTGTGAACTATGAGCCTCGTCAATAATTACAGCATAGGTTTTATCCTTATTCTGAGCAATCACATCTGAAATAACAGGAAATTTTTGAAGTGTTGTAACGATAACTCTTTTCCCTTTTTCAATTGCGTTTTTTAAATCCTGACCAGTTTTGTTTTTATCAATGTATTCAACTGTTCCAGGCATTTGCTCAAACTGCCTGATATTGTCCTGAATTTGTTTATCCAAAACCCGCCTATCGGTAACTACGATAACGCTATTGTATAGTGCCTTTTCATCATCAGGATGTTGGTAGAAATCGGATAAGCGGTGGGCCAACCATGAAATTGTATTTGACTTCCCTGAACCGGCTGAGTGCTGAATTAAATACTTATTACCAATATTATCCTGCCTTACTGATTCTAATAAATTTTGAACTGCTCTTCGCTGATGGAACCGGGGAAATATCAACACTGGCTTTTCCTTCTCCCGAAGAGCCTTTGTTTGATTGTCGTAATACTTCTCCTTGTTGATTTGAAGATTGGCGTAATTCTGAATAAGATCAAGTAAAGAATCTTTCCTTAATACATCCTTCCACAAGTAGGAGGTAGCATAATCATTATCGTCCTGATTAACCAGTTCTTTATTAAATGGTAAAAAGAAAGTGCCTTTTCCTTTTAACTCAGTACACATGCTTACTTGCTCTGTGCTAACTGCAAAGTGTACAAGACATCTCTTAAACTCTAAAAGTGGTTCTTTGGGGTCTCTGTCTTTGATGTATTGCTTGATTGCATTGTGAAGATATTGCCCGGTTAAAGCATTCTTCAATTCCATTGTAACAATAGGCAAGCCATTTACAAATAGAACAATGTCAATTGAATTTTCATTCTTCTTTGAATATTTAAGCTGTCGAATCACAGTTAACCTGTTTTTCAAATACCCCTTCTGGTGCTCAGGAGTTTTACTATGGTTTGGTTTAAAGTAAACTAAATTAAATTTCTGTCCCCGATCTTTTACTCCTTCTCTAATTACATCAAGTGTTTTTCTTTTTTTTATTTCATTTGCAACATGATCAATAATTTTTTGATGAGTTTGACTTGCATATTGTTTATACAATTCAACTATCTTTTCACCTTGAGTATCTTCAATAAAGCCAATTAAATCTTCTGGAATAAGGCATAATTCTTTATCATAACAGGAATTATCTTTCTCTGTATATTCAGGAAATTCGGGTTGAGGTATATTTGTAAGGTATTTTACAATATGCTCTTCAAAATGTATTTCTTTCGTTCCTTCTGCCAAAATTGGGGGGGGGCTTTGCGGGTTGGGGGTTTGGTTTGGGGGGGGGGAGGGCTTACTTCGGTGTGGGGCTCCCCGGCAAAGTGTAAAGTGGTTTTGCTTTCACTTGATTTGTTTTATTTTTCATTAATTAGTTTTGATCTGGCAACTCGCTACCAATAGCAGTATTTACAATTTCCTTTGGAAGTTCCTTTTTGGTTTTTAAACCTAAGCCTTTGAGTTTGGTTGCTTGCAAAACCAAATTGTCATTACCGGTACT
This portion of the Bacteroidota bacterium genome encodes:
- a CDS encoding AAA family ATPase; this translates as MNAFGDNKTNAILNPPAWFNKESKPAILDIPESTVCIWNYEGMYSDDVNREPGKGQKYDYDQRLRNANEYFDTIRKEEGNSLLFYYANYSNPFSEDEAQKYVIVGISRLKKVGKIDYYEGVNEEIKRKYAGGFVWQMPITSNYPDEGFVIPYHKYMNRPDVLERILLVPDNKRNFKYATRPVPDDDALALVERMIEIASYLLEIGDDTQNWTERTKWLLTLFTDLWKKRGAYPGLPEVLSFIDFEEGIDYYKTETEKKNDKQAFQNIADLLAGKTKTIDGLRIGSQRLSDLKRNWKLREEIEQEMLLNLFPRFALTYQQIKNILSSERIKNNIYANFDEISKDPYLLCEQYIGDNEDDIISFHVIDHGIIPNPDLGLGNIFSKNGAERFRALCVDVLKREPIHSFVSQTTVLFLLNNRLSYLPEWKNHQFTPKYFDVDSEFIEKAITYRKLDEENYLYLNEVREDEKIIHSTLKSLNGDDIQLKVTIDEKHFYNLLQNPNSSLLEKAPKEYDEALKGQAKVCVKVFTKPLCVISGAAGTGKTTILKSIIRSVEKAHGIGTGIVLLAPTGKASVRMTEKTEKKSSTIHSFLASGGWLNDNFTFKKFGQQNDTITTLIIDECSMIDLSLFATLIRSINWNSVQRLILVGDPNQLPPIGRGKVFNDIIEWMNSELPENLGKLDINVRQLENKVEKRGNGILELAEIFIQEKQSEENFSKKNQETILKKVQQGGAIDKDLTIHYWKEMTDLESMLHSVVISDLEKETGEKAEEGKFYKVWGKAIRNGSKYPNPSAIQFLSPYRGEFYGTDYLNTFFQNLFNGYQASKTQLDGIALYDKIIQFRNRPQSNKISAYSWKEKKNVKIDIYNGELGFVNPHPFDKNTGWSQFRLQKFQVKFERRDEYSINYGFLEGNDKKPLFYEPIDENIELGYVISVHKAQGSEFNKVYLILPKKINSLLSMELLYTAVTRAQKHLTIFVQDDISTLIELTKIEKSSIRKINSSIFEFNPIPDLVFSLKSNWYEDKKVISTLSKYFVRSKSEMNIANILQLNKIPFTYEVPKFAKDGSMYLPDFTILWKGQEYFWEHVGRLDLPEYKNHWETKLKWYAEHFPNQLLVTYEGPDQTKQIVEILKNKFNVEVD
- a CDS encoding type I restriction endonuclease subunit R produces the protein MAEGTKEIHFEEHIVKYLTNIPQPEFPEYTEKDNSCYDKELCLIPEDLIGFIEDTQGEKIVELYKQYASQTHQKIIDHVANEIKKRKTLDVIREGVKDRGQKFNLVYFKPNHSKTPEHQKGYLKNRLTVIRQLKYSKKNENSIDIVLFVNGLPIVTMELKNALTGQYLHNAIKQYIKDRDPKEPLLEFKRCLVHFAVSTEQVSMCTELKGKGTFFLPFNKELVNQDDNDYATSYLWKDVLRKDSLLDLIQNYANLQINKEKYYDNQTKALREKEKPVLIFPRFHQRRAVQNLLESVRQDNIGNKYLIQHSAGSGKSNTISWLAHRLSDFYQHPDDEKALYNSVIVVTDRRVLDKQIQDNIRQFEQMPGTVEYIDKNKTGQDLKNAIEKGKRVIVTTLQKFPVISDVIAQNKDKTYAVIIDEAHSSQAGESARHLRKALSLEEAESADGEEKDLDDLIADEIKKKGDQGNISFFAFTATPKSKTIELFGTIRNGQKEAFDLYTMEQAIKEGFIKDVLKNYMSWKRYYKLIKRTEINDKEYEKKKTVRLLSSYVDLQDHAIEKKARIMVEHFVSQTQKEIQGKARGMLVTRSRLHAVRFKRKFDDIMREMKLPYGALVAFSGTVTDHEVGQDYTKENMNNLGGKIDITDALKLPQYRILIVANMYQTGFDEPLLHTMFVDKKLGGSSTVQTLSRLNRTALGKDTTMVLDFVNDPEKVQEDFQMYYGSNYMELDDQTDPNSLYDVQHKIEAFNIIYKNDIEAYAKLFFTKGDHKEKLQPILNEVVNRYIAELDEDQKVSIKANIKNFVRLYRFLSQIISFTDVQLEKYYVFLSNLFKKLPASPNALPTEVLEEIDLDSYKLQHQFTTNLELVTSDTAMQGMTPGGDGNKEGDEIEWLTKIIKVLNETYGLDLKEEDKVEFEKMRKNIYANNDLMSFFNTKNSKDNIQDKFNEEIDNELLNFINTKLELYNKLSEDKVNLMFKRLWFNDIYDQRVRGIAK